From the genome of Gracilibacillus salitolerans, one region includes:
- a CDS encoding beta-galactosidase: MTKTLIFYDERFPYAGTRPSQEWLEQLGDQFEVVDANHLSPALAKYDFNSYVHLHGPYFPKEAWSNLLAFFEKGHGLLHIGGAPFRNPVHQSEEGEWQIERTQTAYHRQLQIHEVLPVDPEPIEKLVTDRKIPVFEGKESLFSIEPTHNLILHVTRYRDRPEENGSSGPMDAHIYPLLKGISKDDREVAAPAVLLENTKGRFAGGRWLFINQTVNDHFWQNGGLDAILEWNTFTGKGVTEIWVKPNYATYEPGDRASLTIQTEKIVRNEEKPEVWQFDMTLTHESELVWTASEKLTVTEELQFSRIPVNMAIRKGQYLIECRATSESGEMRIYTQGFWGNDPELLQEGSVMKAGRDYFWKDGRPFPIVGQTYMTSDVARKFIFMPNVAAWDQDMATMKEAGINLIRTGLWTAWRHMMFIDGHASEEVLRAIDAFLLTAKKYDIEVTFNFFAFTPIAFEGDNPYLDPRSVKAQKRFISALVSRHATTTNVQWDLINEPSMFDPKRYFQGPRSAQDRFEHTAFVQWLKERHESITILQERWDMTPEELPDFESVALPEQEEINFDIQDMKQPKQGLRWLDYTLFTMEMHNQWAKELTATIKSINTKQLVTVGQDEALSSQRPTPFFYEEAVDYTTVHSWWLMDQLVWDGIFTKGPYKPNLIQETGIMYVETADSKAKRSEEELRNILERKYAYAFSTGGAGAVQWLWNTNFYMNNTNESNIGALRADGTQKPEADVSYDFGKFIGEIRDLFVDRQLEEVAVVFPYSNDFSNRKFAFDATTKLTRVLAYQMNVPFRAMGEYHLEALEEQPPKLLMVPSAHNFSQEALKKVFQYVEKTGATLLWTGPIGLDEYWEHSGKRTDQLGEYQLSNVVREEVVTIDGVNYPVSFGNRRIGEVNKEIVVDQDDASLIEVEIGKGRLLWCPLPVELNERTDVLTALYRKALSHAGVEEELEWIEGGELPGIYGRKLIFQDGSLYTFVSEYAVNTNIKIKDTATNQVFQFNLEKERSVLFATDKQGNITASYRDQEIKKQV; encoded by the coding sequence GTGACAAAAACATTGATTTTTTATGATGAGCGATTTCCGTATGCCGGCACTAGACCTTCACAAGAATGGCTAGAACAATTAGGGGATCAGTTTGAGGTTGTAGATGCGAATCACTTATCTCCAGCCTTAGCCAAGTATGATTTTAACAGCTATGTGCATTTACATGGTCCTTATTTTCCTAAAGAAGCATGGTCGAATCTGTTAGCCTTTTTTGAAAAAGGGCATGGATTACTACATATAGGTGGCGCTCCTTTTCGTAACCCGGTCCATCAATCGGAAGAAGGAGAATGGCAAATAGAAAGGACACAAACAGCATATCACCGTCAATTACAGATACATGAAGTATTACCGGTTGATCCCGAACCAATAGAGAAACTGGTGACGGATAGGAAGATCCCGGTTTTTGAAGGGAAAGAGTCGCTGTTTTCGATCGAACCGACACATAACTTGATTTTACACGTCACACGTTATCGGGATCGTCCAGAAGAAAATGGTTCCAGCGGTCCCATGGATGCACATATTTATCCGTTGCTAAAAGGAATATCAAAAGATGACCGGGAAGTAGCTGCTCCAGCAGTGTTATTGGAAAACACAAAGGGCAGATTTGCTGGTGGCCGGTGGTTATTTATCAATCAAACGGTTAACGATCATTTCTGGCAAAATGGTGGATTAGATGCGATTTTGGAGTGGAATACTTTTACTGGAAAAGGTGTGACAGAAATCTGGGTGAAGCCAAATTACGCAACATATGAGCCAGGTGACCGGGCAAGCCTTACTATCCAGACGGAAAAAATCGTTAGGAATGAAGAAAAGCCGGAAGTGTGGCAATTTGATATGACACTCACGCACGAATCGGAGTTAGTCTGGACAGCGAGTGAAAAATTAACCGTAACAGAAGAGCTGCAATTTTCAAGGATACCGGTAAATATGGCTATTCGAAAAGGGCAGTATCTAATCGAATGTCGTGCCACTTCTGAGTCAGGAGAAATGCGCATTTATACACAAGGATTCTGGGGAAATGATCCTGAATTATTACAGGAAGGAAGTGTCATGAAAGCGGGAAGAGATTACTTCTGGAAAGATGGCCGGCCTTTCCCAATTGTAGGGCAAACCTATATGACTTCGGATGTTGCGCGTAAGTTTATCTTTATGCCGAACGTAGCGGCTTGGGATCAGGATATGGCAACGATGAAAGAGGCAGGGATTAATTTAATTCGGACTGGACTTTGGACAGCATGGCGCCACATGATGTTTATCGATGGACATGCTTCTGAAGAGGTATTGCGTGCGATTGATGCCTTTCTACTTACTGCCAAGAAGTATGATATCGAAGTAACCTTTAACTTTTTCGCTTTTACGCCAATTGCTTTTGAGGGGGACAATCCTTACCTTGATCCGCGAAGTGTAAAAGCACAAAAACGTTTTATTAGCGCTTTGGTATCAAGACATGCTACAACGACCAATGTGCAATGGGATTTAATTAATGAACCATCTATGTTTGATCCGAAGCGTTATTTCCAAGGACCTCGTTCTGCACAAGATCGCTTTGAACATACTGCATTTGTGCAATGGCTGAAAGAGAGGCATGAGTCGATTACCATACTTCAAGAGCGTTGGGATATGACTCCTGAAGAATTACCAGACTTTGAGTCAGTTGCATTACCTGAGCAAGAAGAGATTAATTTTGATATTCAGGATATGAAGCAGCCTAAGCAAGGACTTCGTTGGTTGGATTATACATTATTTACGATGGAAATGCATAATCAGTGGGCAAAAGAATTAACAGCTACGATTAAGTCAATAAATACAAAACAGTTAGTGACAGTCGGTCAAGACGAGGCGTTAAGTAGTCAGCGTCCTACACCGTTTTTCTATGAAGAAGCAGTTGATTACACTACTGTTCACTCCTGGTGGCTGATGGATCAGCTTGTATGGGATGGCATCTTTACCAAAGGACCATATAAGCCGAATTTGATTCAGGAAACTGGTATTATGTATGTCGAAACAGCAGACAGCAAAGCCAAACGATCGGAAGAAGAATTGCGTAATATACTCGAACGAAAATATGCGTATGCCTTCTCGACTGGTGGAGCTGGTGCAGTCCAATGGTTGTGGAATACTAACTTTTACATGAATAATACAAATGAATCGAATATTGGTGCATTACGAGCAGATGGTACGCAAAAACCAGAAGCAGATGTTTCCTATGATTTTGGAAAATTCATCGGTGAAATACGTGATCTCTTTGTTGATCGTCAATTAGAAGAGGTTGCTGTTGTGTTCCCATATTCTAATGATTTTTCGAATCGTAAATTTGCTTTTGATGCTACTACTAAATTAACAAGAGTTCTCGCATATCAAATGAATGTCCCATTTAGAGCAATGGGAGAGTATCATCTAGAGGCATTGGAGGAACAGCCACCGAAATTGTTGATGGTACCTAGTGCCCATAACTTTAGCCAGGAAGCGCTGAAGAAAGTATTCCAATATGTTGAAAAGACGGGGGCAACTCTATTATGGACAGGTCCAATTGGACTCGATGAGTACTGGGAGCATTCAGGGAAACGAACAGACCAATTAGGAGAATATCAATTATCCAATGTTGTACGTGAAGAGGTAGTCACAATTGATGGTGTAAATTATCCCGTTTCTTTTGGCAATCGCCGTATTGGTGAAGTAAATAAGGAGATTGTGGTTGACCAGGATGATGCAAGTTTAATAGAAGTAGAGATTGGCAAAGGAAGATTACTATGGTGCCCGTTGCCTGTTGAATTGAACGAACGTACCGATGTATTAACGGCATTATATCGAAAGGCGCTATCCCATGCCGGAGTAGAAGAAGAATTGGAGTGGATCGAAGGTGGGGAACTTCCGGGGATTTATGGAAGAAAACTGATTTTCCAAGATGGATCCCTGTATACATTTGTATCTGAATATGCAGTTAATACAAATATAAAAATAAAAGACACTGCAACCAATCAGGTATTTCAGTTCAATCTAGAGAAAGAACGATCTGTTTTATTTGCAACAGATAAACAAGGTAACATCACAGCATCCTATCGTGATCAGGAAATTAAGAAGCAGGTATAG
- a CDS encoding carbohydrate ABC transporter permease — protein MSESMVNYDTISKQARKKKRFKRSTIYLILLVFTIINAYPIFWMIMNSFKTGQEFSFDPFGLPDEWVFVNYVEAWVTANIGSYFFNSLFVGIVALLICILVGAFASYFLARFQFKGRNMLYGFFVVGLLVPIHATLVPMFILMQKLGFINTHLALIFPYVAFNLPITIFLLTSFMASFPKEIEESAIMDGCGAFRIFWSIILPMSRPALATAVILNFINNWNEFSFALVLINDDALSTLPLGLANFAGQYATNYTAQMAGLTMVLIPTILFYLIMEKQIVNGMTQGAVKG, from the coding sequence ATGAGTGAATCAATGGTTAACTACGATACGATTTCTAAGCAAGCTCGCAAGAAAAAGCGATTTAAACGAAGTACGATTTATTTAATATTATTGGTGTTTACCATTATCAATGCTTATCCTATCTTTTGGATGATTATGAATTCCTTTAAAACAGGTCAGGAATTTTCCTTTGATCCATTCGGACTGCCAGATGAATGGGTGTTTGTCAATTATGTCGAAGCATGGGTGACGGCAAATATAGGATCTTATTTCTTTAACAGTTTATTTGTCGGGATTGTCGCTTTACTTATTTGTATATTGGTTGGCGCATTTGCTTCCTATTTTCTGGCACGCTTTCAATTCAAAGGCAGAAATATGTTATACGGCTTTTTTGTAGTGGGTCTGCTAGTCCCTATTCACGCAACATTAGTTCCGATGTTTATCTTAATGCAAAAGCTCGGTTTCATTAATACCCATTTGGCCTTAATATTTCCATATGTTGCCTTCAATTTACCGATTACAATTTTCTTGTTAACCAGCTTTATGGCTTCTTTCCCAAAAGAAATAGAAGAATCAGCTATTATGGATGGATGCGGTGCCTTTCGGATCTTTTGGTCGATTATTTTGCCGATGAGTCGTCCAGCATTAGCGACGGCAGTTATTTTAAACTTTATTAACAACTGGAATGAATTCTCGTTTGCATTAGTACTAATTAACGATGACGCATTAAGTACTTTGCCGTTAGGGTTAGCTAACTTTGCAGGTCAGTATGCAACCAACTATACGGCCCAAATGGCAGGGCTAACAATGGTATTAATTCCAACCATTCTGTTTTATTTAATTATGGAAAAACAAATCGTTAATGGCATGACACAAGGTGCTGTAAAAGGTTAA
- a CDS encoding carbohydrate ABC transporter permease → MHLLKKPWIIAVGVIPALIIYLIFSIVPIFISFYYSFMSWNGFSEMQFIGLGNFKEVFQDSVFWLSVRNNILVVLASVFGQIPIALALALLLNRKIKGAKFFRTVGFMPVVISTVVISITWRMIYNSEYGMINNFLEAIGLGFLQQNWLGAPTWAMVAVCITIIWQFVGLYFIIFLSALQTVPSEILEAADLDGASEWQKTRYVVIPSIWNIILISIVLCISGSLKTFDLIYVMTSGGPANSTEVMATYMYNKTFEGLRYGYGSAISVLIFMFSIGLILITTKLLRRKEV, encoded by the coding sequence ATGCATTTACTTAAAAAACCGTGGATCATAGCAGTGGGTGTTATACCCGCACTGATCATTTATCTGATTTTTAGTATTGTACCAATTTTTATTTCATTTTATTATTCTTTTATGTCTTGGAATGGTTTTTCTGAGATGCAGTTTATTGGACTTGGAAACTTTAAAGAGGTTTTTCAGGATTCTGTCTTTTGGTTATCTGTACGGAACAATATATTAGTTGTCCTGGCTTCCGTGTTTGGGCAGATACCGATTGCTTTGGCATTAGCGTTATTATTGAATCGTAAAATTAAAGGCGCTAAATTTTTCCGTACGGTCGGTTTTATGCCGGTTGTTATTTCTACGGTAGTTATTTCGATAACCTGGCGTATGATCTACAATTCGGAATACGGCATGATCAATAATTTTTTGGAGGCAATAGGGCTAGGTTTTCTCCAGCAGAATTGGCTGGGTGCCCCAACCTGGGCAATGGTTGCGGTTTGTATAACGATTATCTGGCAGTTTGTCGGGCTCTATTTTATTATTTTCTTATCTGCGTTGCAAACGGTTCCGAGTGAAATCTTGGAGGCAGCTGATCTGGATGGGGCTTCGGAGTGGCAAAAAACACGCTATGTAGTTATTCCGTCGATATGGAATATCATTTTGATTTCGATCGTGCTTTGTATCAGTGGAAGTTTGAAAACGTTTGATTTAATTTATGTGATGACATCTGGTGGACCTGCGAATTCCACGGAGGTAATGGCTACTTATATGTATAACAAAACATTTGAAGGACTTCGTTATGGATATGGTAGTGCGATTTCTGTATTAATATTTATGTTTAGTATTGGGCTGATCTTAATAACTACTAAATTACTCCGCAGAAAAGAGGTGTAG
- a CDS encoding response regulator transcription factor yields MTLKMLIVDDEPLICQGLSNTIPWEEINIDIVGSANNGKKALEMIEKEPVDIVITDVYMPEMDGINLSKALADCFPNVNIIMISGYEEFEYARQAVRIGVKDYLLKPVDIDELLALVKRVKQQMEETQKEEQAKQETMLTNYLSQQLFHLPDSYNLAGKINSQAYAFRLMLLEKRNYKAVRSVESSDRLKEIIDQFEISSICLETHENQLAVFLYDQQDISDDKINRLVTGIIEACDNQIAISSCYHDLHQVSMLYQELNQRQSFYRGSSKQIITDTEDMPSEIDYEVEKQIVDAISNALFQQDKAEVDKLVKQLFADLEQNQLTLELKKHVIIELLNSIKERGQDSTFENLDFTLDQDIDLLIYNSVDAIQALLLEDLERLIDYLQHSSENHWIIQHAKQYIEKNYQKDIKAVEVAEAHYITPNYFSMLFKQETGYSYSEYLNNIRINKAKELLSGTTNKVFEIAEYVGYREYKYFVQVFKNYVGITPTQFRRLHSIEK; encoded by the coding sequence ATGACGCTAAAGATGTTGATCGTTGATGATGAACCATTAATATGCCAAGGACTATCCAACACTATCCCTTGGGAGGAAATAAATATCGATATTGTTGGATCTGCAAATAATGGTAAAAAGGCATTAGAAATGATAGAAAAAGAGCCGGTAGATATCGTCATTACTGACGTCTACATGCCAGAAATGGATGGTATCAATCTATCAAAGGCACTTGCTGATTGTTTCCCCAACGTGAATATTATTATGATTAGTGGCTATGAGGAATTTGAGTATGCCCGTCAGGCAGTCCGTATCGGTGTGAAAGATTATTTATTAAAGCCAGTAGATATCGATGAATTACTGGCATTAGTCAAGAGAGTAAAGCAGCAAATGGAAGAGACTCAAAAAGAGGAACAGGCTAAACAAGAGACGATGTTGACCAACTACTTATCTCAACAACTATTTCATTTACCAGATTCCTATAATCTTGCGGGAAAAATCAATAGCCAAGCATACGCGTTTCGCCTCATGTTGCTTGAAAAAAGGAATTATAAAGCAGTTCGTTCAGTCGAGTCGTCTGATCGTTTGAAAGAAATCATCGATCAATTTGAAATTTCTTCGATATGTTTGGAGACGCATGAGAATCAACTGGCCGTATTTCTTTATGATCAGCAGGATATCTCGGATGATAAAATCAACCGGCTCGTTACTGGCATTATCGAAGCATGCGATAACCAGATAGCGATTTCCTCTTGTTATCATGATTTGCATCAGGTATCGATGCTTTATCAGGAATTAAACCAGCGACAAAGCTTCTATCGAGGCTCATCCAAACAGATTATTACAGATACAGAAGATATGCCATCTGAAATAGATTATGAAGTGGAAAAACAAATTGTCGATGCTATAAGTAATGCGCTTTTTCAACAGGATAAGGCAGAAGTAGATAAACTAGTGAAGCAACTCTTTGCGGATTTAGAGCAAAACCAGTTAACGCTTGAACTAAAAAAACATGTGATCATTGAACTGCTTAACTCGATCAAAGAAAGAGGTCAGGATTCAACATTTGAAAACCTCGATTTTACCTTGGATCAGGATATCGATTTACTTATTTATAATAGTGTAGATGCCATTCAAGCTTTATTGTTAGAGGATCTCGAGCGGCTGATTGATTATTTACAACATTCAAGTGAAAATCATTGGATTATTCAACATGCTAAACAATATATCGAAAAGAACTATCAAAAAGATATCAAAGCAGTGGAAGTAGCAGAAGCACATTACATTACACCCAATTATTTTAGTATGCTTTTTAAACAAGAGACAGGTTATAGTTACTCCGAGTATCTTAATAATATACGGATAAATAAGGCAAAAGAGCTGCTCTCAGGAACCACGAACAAAGTGTTTGAAATAGCCGAGTATGTCGGATACAGGGAATATAAATATTTCGTTCAGGTATTTAAAAACTATGTTGGTATCACTCCTACGCAATTTCGTCGCCTCCATTCCATAGAAAAGTAG